In a genomic window of Desulfurobacterium atlanticum:
- a CDS encoding radical SAM protein — protein MKHPCFSKSHESGRIHLPVAKECNLGCNFCNRKYDCLNESRPGVTSRLLTPKEALLRFAFYREILGNISVAGIAGPGEPLANQKETRATFTLIKQVYPDVNLCLSTNGINLLESVKWLSSVGVGFVTVTINGISEDIVEKVYSFVVKDGKVYKGGEMAKVIIKSQMDGLKALLTYGFNVKVNIVLIPGINDFHICEMLEELKKLGVSYVNIIPLIPVKGTVFWERGVRKPPLKRQLLKVRERAKEIGLKIMTHCKSCRADAVGVPGKEHEFKGRFIAVTSSDGVTVDSHFGSFKKVFLFDSLTGKFCGVREVNGTYNQLFLNDFGVITDVFRVFKNCGVVITKRVGKFPETLLKECGISVVQTEGSVREAVMEEVLKRNYFSRFTGLKFSWEVCRDV, from the coding sequence ATGAAACATCCATGTTTTAGTAAATCTCACGAATCAGGGCGTATCCATCTTCCCGTTGCTAAGGAGTGTAATCTTGGTTGTAATTTCTGTAATAGAAAGTATGACTGCTTAAATGAGTCAAGGCCCGGGGTTACAAGCAGACTTCTTACTCCTAAAGAGGCTCTTTTAAGGTTTGCTTTTTACAGAGAGATTTTGGGGAATATATCTGTGGCGGGGATTGCCGGTCCTGGAGAGCCACTTGCAAATCAGAAAGAGACAAGAGCCACTTTTACGCTTATAAAACAGGTTTATCCTGATGTTAATCTGTGTCTCAGCACAAACGGGATAAATCTTTTAGAGAGTGTTAAGTGGCTTTCATCTGTTGGTGTTGGTTTTGTGACCGTTACCATAAATGGTATTTCTGAAGATATAGTTGAGAAAGTTTACTCTTTTGTGGTCAAGGATGGGAAGGTTTATAAAGGTGGAGAGATGGCAAAAGTTATTATTAAGTCGCAGATGGATGGTCTTAAAGCGCTGCTGACTTATGGTTTTAATGTTAAAGTGAATATCGTTCTTATTCCCGGGATTAATGATTTTCATATATGTGAAATGCTGGAAGAGCTTAAAAAGCTGGGTGTTTCTTATGTGAATATTATTCCTCTGATACCGGTTAAAGGAACGGTTTTCTGGGAAAGGGGAGTAAGAAAACCTCCGTTAAAGAGGCAGCTTTTAAAGGTAAGGGAAAGAGCTAAAGAGATAGGTCTTAAGATTATGACACACTGTAAAAGTTGCAGGGCGGATGCTGTTGGAGTGCCTGGAAAGGAGCATGAGTTTAAGGGAAGATTCATTGCTGTAACCTCTTCAGATGGGGTAACTGTTGATTCCCATTTTGGTTCTTTTAAAAAAGTTTTTCTTTTTGATAGTTTGACCGGGAAGTTTTGCGGTGTTAGGGAGGTTAATGGTACTTATAATCAGCTTTTTCTAAATGATTTCGGTGTTATAACAGATGTTTTCAGAGTTTTTAAAAATTGTGGGGTGGTTATAACAAAAAGAGTAGGGAAATTTCCAGAAACTCTTTTAAAAGAATGTGGAATATCTGTTGTTCAAACGGAAGGGAGTGTTAGAGAAGCTGTTATGGAGGAGGTTTTAAAGAGAAATTACTTTTCCAGATTTACAGGATTGAAATTTTCCTGGGAGGTGTGCAGAGATGTTTAA
- the modA gene encoding molybdate ABC transporter substrate-binding protein, which yields MFKIVFRMFFPFLIVLLCLKGAFASEIVVSAAASTQQLVNEISLLFERKTGVKVVKNFTSSGKLAQQIAAGAPVDVYISASSKWIKFLNSKNLLKDVKVFASNELVVITPLDSSLFSFKNLKKAKAIAIADYRFAPCGRYAKEALENLGLWRDLKDKLILGKDVNQVIFWVMTGNADAGIVYRTDYMRAKNKVRKIYTFPENSHKPIAYFIAVVSGAEHPFKAEKFFSFFLKQKSILRKYGFKPVEE from the coding sequence ATGTTTAAAATAGTTTTTAGAATGTTTTTCCCTTTTTTAATCGTGCTACTTTGTCTTAAAGGGGCTTTCGCTTCTGAAATAGTTGTTTCTGCCGCAGCAAGCACACAGCAGCTTGTTAATGAGATATCCCTTCTGTTTGAGCGAAAGACCGGAGTAAAAGTAGTGAAAAACTTTACTTCTTCTGGAAAACTTGCACAGCAGATAGCTGCCGGAGCTCCTGTTGATGTTTATATATCCGCTTCTTCTAAATGGATAAAGTTTCTTAACAGTAAGAATCTTTTAAAAGATGTTAAGGTGTTTGCTTCAAATGAGCTTGTTGTTATAACACCACTTGATAGCTCTCTTTTTTCTTTTAAAAATTTGAAAAAAGCGAAAGCAATTGCTATAGCGGATTACAGGTTTGCCCCCTGCGGAAGGTATGCAAAGGAGGCTCTTGAAAATCTTGGTTTGTGGAGGGATTTGAAAGATAAGTTGATTCTCGGGAAAGATGTAAATCAAGTTATTTTTTGGGTTATGACGGGAAATGCTGATGCCGGGATTGTTTACCGCACCGATTATATGAGAGCGAAAAATAAGGTTAGAAAAATTTATACTTTCCCCGAAAACTCTCATAAACCGATAGCTTACTTTATTGCAGTTGTTTCAGGTGCAGAGCATCCTTTTAAAGCTGAAAAGTTTTTCTCTTTTTTCTTGAAACAGAAAAGTATTCTGCGCAAGTATGGGTTTAAACCTGTGGAGGAGTGA